In one Rutidosis leptorrhynchoides isolate AG116_Rl617_1_P2 chromosome 8, CSIRO_AGI_Rlap_v1, whole genome shotgun sequence genomic region, the following are encoded:
- the LOC139863653 gene encoding uncharacterized protein, producing MNDGGSGGESSRGTLRKRSKNNEFARSLAAIAVAQICETVGLHGFQQSAGDVLSDVMCKYIQDVGKKSNFYANFAGRTESNVFDIIHGLQDLGLSQGFVGASDIGRCLSESGVIKEISQYVNVSEEVGFAYSAPRFPVIKERESTLTFSCAGETPRADNIPPWLPCFPDPKTFAIPISPSVDETTEINIDQDQKVIEPPALKTEQPSIRNGFQLPVVELGVNGACNPFLTPVLEYGEKDVALVCFPARFVEDDVAQNVRLPAKDVSALGTCVPVFQDIKSNDLDTNDERVKKVAAEKRPAVRFKFNTCKKYLATKDRHSKIGSAKRMSSFENDDSMDDKKDRKENIVNESSENGIHAE from the coding sequence ATGAATGATGGAGGAAGTGGTGGAGAGAGTTCAAGAGGTACTTTGAGAAAGAGAAGTAAGAATAATGAATTTGCACGTTCGCTTGCCGCAATTGCGGTAGCTCAGATATGTGAAACTGTCGGGTTACACGGGTTTCAGCAGTCTGCAGGTGACGTTTTATCGGACGTAATGTGCAAGTATATTCAGGATGTTGGCAAGAAATCAAATTTTTATGCGAATTTTGCTGGTAGGACTGAGAGTAATGTGTTTGATATAATTCATGGGCTGCAAGATTTGGGACTTTCACAGGGGTTTGTTGGTGCTTCTGATATCGGTCGTTGTTTGTCGGAGTCCGGGGTTATTAAAGAGATCTCTCAGTATGTTAATGTATCTGAAGAAGTAGGATTCGCGTATTCGGCACCTCGTTTTCCTGTAATTAAGGAACgggagtcaactttgactttttcttGTGCTGGAGAGACACCCCGAGCGGATAATATCCCCCCTTGGTTACCATGTTTCCCTGATCCCAAGACTTTTGCTATCCCAATTTCACCTAGTGTAGACGAAACCACAGAAATAAATATTGACCAAGATCAGAAGGTTATTGAGCCACCAGCGTTGAAAACGGAACAACCGTCAATTCGCAACGGGTTTCAGTTACCTGTGGTCGAATTGGGGGTTAATGGTGCGTGCAATCCATTTCTTACACCCGTTCTAGAATATGGGGAGAAGGATGTTGCTTTGGTTTGTTTTCCTGCTAGATTTGTGGAAGATGACGTTGCACAAAATGTTAGGTTACCAGCAAAAGATGTATCTGCACTGGGTACATGTGTTCCGGTATTTCAAGATATTAAAAGCAATGATCTTGATACTAATGATGAACGGGTCAAAAAGGTTGCTGCAGAAAAAAGACCAGCAGTGCGGTTTAAGTTTAACACATGCAAAAAATACTTAGCTACCAAAGATAGACATAGCAAAATAGGAAGTGCAAAACGTATGTCTTCGTTTGAGAATGATGACTCGATGGATGACAAGAAAGACAGAAAAGAGAATATTGTGAATGAGTCATCGGAAAATGGAATACATGCCGAATGA
- the LOC139863654 gene encoding protein LONGIFOLIA 1-like, which produces MSTKAVVLTVEDDKQLGCMNGLFKIFDRRLLLGQRRHGQNQKRLPPGQSNNGEKEIKNPSEQAKVKAPKVVMKDENRVSVELPRNSFFPTSSSTATSSLFCSKKIQKSLSSSSESVVFEPSPSPFLPKKQPGLFTPSPDIRDVVKDSMTREPRVVTIKKVAQEERVGPAMKHIDSPRPFPHQKLVQYDEKDRNDRNLTKVREIQWGAKKIKDIQRFSCDGRESRYQLKSNMKIRELPRLSLDSRQGCRNSSTDDPLNIRRSSSSVVARLMGLEALTTTIDENQTMKAKSEESVLTLTPRKDEKIKRDCSRVITRIPLETAPWKQEGGGLGPQKPPAKTDMASRSIYGEIEKRLTEHEYKTTGKDLRALKQILEAMQKTKSKLENKEIDFDDITIDDKQSQKSDQPVSPIVNVISPRKVKHSVSRNRFKETNPKERKTTSRPRSTSSFSEHSGSVSPRLQRSKPKIIVQSSDLSRPKKQPSIQRTQFGSTTRTQKAKPVDPLRDSIEKRISSQQIHIEERLIEEKSTVDQAKHTTEQPSPVSVLDAFYTEDAPSPVKKKSSAFSDDEKLHFEEAHNQYSEFNSLKLESIKHLVQQIELLNTNIEDFTVDQLKISHFESEIEDDRYVEDILTASGCLKDLNRTTNIVQIHPTGGLINPELFHVLEKAKGYTDIEYNKKNMSSKLRRKLVFDTVNDFLGQKLATLGPFGPRKGGILNGEKLMKEMCSEIKCLQNNSEICVCDEDDEVLNIINEDVNKRSQDWDEYYYQVPGIVLDIECMIFRDLVDEVVNGQVTDLQDWPARRHCRQLFPM; this is translated from the exons ATGTCTACAAAAGCGGTTGTGCTCACCGTAGAAGATGATAAGCAATTAGGATGCATGAATGGACTTTTTAAGATCTTTGACCGGCGGTTACTTCTTGGTCAACGCCGCCATGGCCAAAACCAGAAGAGGCTACCTCCAG GTCAAAGTAACAATGGTGAAAAAGAGATTAAGAATCCATCAGAGCAGGCCAAG GTAAAAGCCCCAAAGGTGGTCATGAAAGATGAAAACAGAGTCTCGGTTGAATTACCAAGAAACTCGTTTTTTCCAACCAGCTCGTCCACTGCCACGTCATCTTTATTTTGTAGCAAAAAAATTCAAAAAAGTTTATCCTCTTCTTCCGAAAGTGTCGTCTTCGAGCCATCTCCATCTCCATTTTTACCCAAGAAACAACCAGGTTTGTTTACGCCATCACCTGATATCAGGGATGTAGTGAAGGATTCCATGACCCGGGAACCTCGTGTGGTAACGATTAAAAAAGTAGCGCAAGAAGAACGAGTGGGACCCGCAATGAAACATATTGATTCGCCAAGACCATTCCCACACCAAAAACTAGTTCAATATGATGAAAAAGACCGAAATGATCGAAACCTTACTAAGGTTCGGGAAATTCAATGGGGAGCCAAGAAAATAAAAGATATACAACGATTCTCGTGTGATGGACGGGAATCACGGTATCAGTTAAAATCCAATATGAAGATTAGAGAGCTTCCAAGGTTGTCATTGGATAGCAGACAAGGCTGTAGAAATAGTTCCACTGACGATCCGTTAAATATTAGACGATCATCGTCAAGTGTTGTGGCAAGACTGATGGGTTTGGAAGCTCTAACGACCACCATTGACGAAAATCAGACTATGAAAGCTAAAAGTGAAGAATCCGTGTTAACGTTAACACCACGAAAAGACGAGAAAATAAAGCGTGATTGCTC TCGTGTAATTACAAGAATACCCCTGGAAACAGCTCCATGGAAACAGGAAGGTGGAGGTCTGGGCCCACAAAAGCCGCCAGCAAAAACTGATATGGCTTCCCGCTCTATTTATGGTGAGATAGAGAAACGGTTAACCGAACATGAGTATAAAACGACAGGGAAGGATCTACGGGCTCTTAAGCAGATTCTAGAAGCAATGCAGAAAACAAAGAGCAAGTTAGAGAACAAAGAAATTGATTTTGACGATATTACCATTGATGATAAGCAGAGCCAAAAAAGTGACCAACCGGTTTCACCAATTGTTAATGTCATTAGTCCTCGAAAAGTTAAACATTCAGTTAGTAGAAACCGGTTCAAAGAAACGAATCCAAAAGAGAGGAAGACAACCAGTAGACCACGGTCAACTTCAAGCTTCTCGGAACATTCTGGTAGCGTGAGCCCGAGATTGCAGAGATCAAAGCCCAAGATAATTGTCCAATCATCTGATTTGAGCAGGCCCAAGAAGCAACCCAGTATACAACGAACTCAATTTGGGTCAACAACCAGAACCCAAAAGGCAAAACCCGTGGATCCACTGCGGGACAGTATTGAAAAGAGAATATCAAGTCAACAGATTCATATTGAAGAAAGGTTGATTGAAGAAAAGTCAACAGTTGACCAAGCCAAACATACCACGGAACAACCAAGTCCTGTCTCTGTTCTTGACGCATTCTACACGGAAGACGCACCGTCTCCTGTAAAGAAGAAATCTAGTGCTTTTAGTG ACGATGAGAAGTTACACTTTGAAGAAGCACACAATCAATATTCAGAGTTCAATAGCTTGAAACTAGAAAGCATAAAGCACTTGGTTCAACAAATTGAATTACTGAACACCAACATTGAAGATTTTACAGTCGATCAATTGAAAATTTCTCACTTTGAGAGTGAGATTGAAGATGACAGATACGTAGAAGATATACTTACGGCCTCGGGATGCTTAAAAGATCTGAACCGGACCACCAATATAGTCCAGATTCATCCAACCGGTGGCTTGATTAACCCTGAGTTGTTTCATGTTCTGGAGAAAGCCAAAGGATACACAGATATTGAATACAACAAAAAGAATATGAGTTCAAAACTCAGAAGAAAGTTGGTATTTGATACCGTGAATGACTTTCTTGGGCAGAAATTAGCTACATTAGGTCCTTTTGGGCCACGTAAAGGCGGGATTTTGAATGGAGAAAAACTGATGAAAGAAATGTGCTCGGAAATAAAGTGCCTTCAAAATAACTCAGAGATATGCGtatgtgatgaagatgatgaagtttTAAACATCATAAATGAAGATGTGAATAAGAGATCACAAGATTGGGACGAGTACTATTACCAGGTTCCGGGTATAGTCTTAGATATAGAGTGTATGATTTTTCGAGATTTGGTTGACGAGGTGGTGAACGGTCAGGTTACCGATCTGCAAGATTGGCCAGCGAGGCGACATTGTAGGCAATTGTTCCCAATGTAG